A region from the Drosophila mauritiana strain mau12 chromosome 2L, ASM438214v1, whole genome shotgun sequence genome encodes:
- the LOC117135311 gene encoding uncharacterized protein LOC117135311, producing MAVDMDMEAIKALTSNQDVANQSDSNWKPDGRAKALFSQKCSVSEKKVTGAGCGHLLPSLSAALCLLIFQVGLAPVVSAKSPANETAWPPMRHYDIWDDHLGELGGLGEDSYADEADFRLQTGTPEELDMEMSLQEISDRSSRQANSRQGKVIHLFPVPVDGYCMSSDGRRIGNCLNAYECRQKDGQAKGECAMGFGVCCVFLASCNTTITNNVTYVVSPEFPSFMPSNFTGCSLRVKMMSDEISQVRIDFHHFTLGQPNRRTGVCEGDVFRIGGGPGGNFSLCGQNSGQHLYYDVGTRASPRQSTLYGSLRPVDASTGSSNSTPTGDRFIDISLSLSSRLLPLRIWEMSVVQIPFSQRAPAGCLQYHTGTEGIMQTFNFAENGRHLANQNYRICVRQELDMCSIMYQPCDEQSFRIGGGGRMASGGGGTSEAAATTATSSPAPAQSDAAGATAATLGNAAVTTTAPTSSTLMQMLANMANSTTTTLMTMMSGNSTLAASSVSSGSTSSSSSSSTAAMSTTTTSTTPTPLRSSTEASTTSAAPASSPASDDVEGSGGEVGDDDDDDGGFLFFRSRPTTERSPVSRRPRPSGGFDIMGIIRNAIDLPLKWRRRHARQFFSTCSDRITMPCIIEDFIGTGLGPLPGCEPVHCGAQFCSSGVWPCRIESTVTPFYIGVHFGNGQGAGKANAEDNVGACLRYSQVQCM from the exons ATGGCagtggacatggacatggaagCCATAAAAGCGCTGACGTCGAACCAAGACGTTGCCAACCAGTCCGACTCTAACTGGAAACCCGATGGCAGAGCAAAAGCTTTATTCAGCCAGAAGTGCAGTGTTAGTGAAAAGAAAGTCACTGGAGCCGGTTGTGGCCACCTACTGCCGTCCCTCTCCGCCGCACTTTGCTTACTAATCTTCCAGGTGGGGCTGGCTCCTGTAGTCAGCGCCAAGTCGCCGGCCAACGAGACGGCCTGGCCACCAATGCGACATTACGATATTTGGGACGACCACTTGGGCGAGCTTGGCGGTCTTGGGGAGGATTCCTACGCGGATGAGGCGGACTTTAGGCTGCAAACGGGAACACCGGAGGAACTGGACATGGAGATGTCGCTGCAGGAAATCTCTGATCGGAGTTCCAGACAGGCGAACAGCAGACAGGGAAAAG TGATCCATCTGTTTCCGGTTCCCGTGGATGGCTACTGCATGTCCAGTGATGGTCGGCGGATTGGCAACTGCCTGAATGCCTACGAGTGCCGCCAGAAGGACGGTCAGGCGAAGGGGGAGTGTGCCATGGGGTTCGGGGTGTGCTGCGTGTTCCTGGCCAGCTGCAACACTACGATAACCAACAACGTGACCTACGTTGTGTCGCCGGAATTTCCCAGCTTCATGCCCAGCAACTTCACTGGCTGCAGTCTGCGGGTGAAGATGATGAGCGACGAGATCAGCCAGGTGCGGATTGACTTCCATCACTTCACACTGGGCCAGCCAAACCGAAGAACCGGAGTGTGCGAAGGCGATGTCTTCAGGATAGGCGGTGGACCGGGCGGAAACTTCTCCCTATGCGGCCAAAACAGTGGTCAGCACT TGTACTACGATGTGGGGACACGGGCGTCACCACGGCAATCTACTTTGTACGGCAGTCTGCGCCCTGTGGACGCGAGTACTGGCTCTAGCAACTCCACCCCCACGGGCGATCGCTTCATCGACATCAGTCTGAGCCTGTCCAGTCGCCTTCTGCCCCTCCGCATTTGGGAGATGAGTGTGGTGCAGATCCCCTTCAGCCAGCGAGCTCCGGCGGGTTGCTTACAATATCACACCGGCACCGAGGGCATTATGCAGACCTTTAACTTCGCCGAGAATGGTCGACATTTGGCCAATCAAAACTATAGGATTTGTGTGCGCCAGGAGCTGGACATGTGCTCCATTATGTACCAGCCATGCGACGAGCAGTCCTTCCGCATCGGCGGAGGTGGGCGAATGGCGAGCGGAGGTGGTGGCACCTCTGAAGCAGCGGCGACAACGGCAACGTCGAGTCCTGCTCCAGCCCAGTCGGATGCAGCAGGTGCAACAGCAGCTACATTAGGAAATGCTGCAGTGACCACAACAGCACCCACTTCTAGCACCCTCATGCAGATGCTAGCCAACATGGCAAACTCCACAACCACAACGCTGATGACCATGATGAGCGGAAACTCAACTCTGGCTGCCAGTTCAGTATCATCGGGCagtaccagcagcagcagcagtagcagcaccGCTGCCATGAGCACGACGACAACATCAACCACTCCCACACCGCTCCGATCCAGTACAGAGGCATCTACCACCTCGGCAGCACCTGCATCTTCGCCAGCCAGCGATGATGTGGAGGGATCGGGTGGTGAGgttggcgatgatgatgatgacgacggTGGGTTTCTCTTCTTCAGGAGTCGTCCAACTACGGAGAGATCTCCCGTTTCCAGACGTCCCCGTCCCAGTGGCGGCTTCGACATCATGGGTATTATTCGGAATGCCATCGATTTGCCGCTGAAGTGGCGACGGCGCCACGCCCGCCAGTTCTTCAGCACCTGCTCCGACCGGATTACAATGCCGTGCATCATAGAGGATTTCATAGGAACCGGTCTGGGCCCACTTCCTGGGTGCGAGCCCGTCCACTGCGGCGCCCAATTCTGCTCCTCGGGCGTGTGGCCCTGTCGCATTGAAAGCACTGTGACTCCGTTCTATATTGGTGTCCACTTCGGCAATGGCCAGGGCGCCGGCAAGGCGAACGCAGAGGATAACGTGGGTGCCTGTCTGCGATATTCCCAAGTGCAATGTATGTAA
- the LOC117135316 gene encoding uncharacterized protein LOC117135316 isoform X2, producing MLLRLPNVVARRMFIILVLMVIVGLFYIYSSENKYHSCFMESQVLATQQALTADGETNLLDDVLQADPKPSPGNSIFFHETSCRLSENRQLETLKVTARQACAIESAAMHNPNFQVFVLFAGPTYRISNNNSHPQPLVEAILSYSNVHLRRLNLESYASDICSRTYQTFSATSPSIGMAAFIWTWMWWCFATWRRCRPITRVLSPTPIWQLAL from the exons ATTGTAGGCCTCTTCTACATCTACAGTTCGGAAAATAAGTACCACTCATGCTTCATGGAGAGCCAAGTACTGGCAACTCAGCAGGCGCTAACTGCAGATGGCGAAACGAATCTGTTGGACGACGTCCTCCAGGCGGATCCCAAGCCCTCGCCCGGAAACAGTATCTTCTTTCATGAGACCAGTTGCCGCCTATCTGAGAACAGgcagctggagacgctgaaggtCACTGCCCGCCAGGCATGCGCAATCGAGTCGGCAGCGATGCATAATCCGAATTTCCAAGTGTTCGTCCTGTTCGCCGGCCCCACCTATCGAATCTCCAACAACAATAGCCATCCCCAACCATTGGTGGAGGCCATTCTCAGTTACAGCAATGTCCATCTACGACGACTGAATCTTGAGAGTTACGCATCCG ATATTTGTTCTCGCACATATCAGACTTTCTCCGCTACCTCACCCTCTATCGGTATGGCGGCCTTTATCTGGACATGGATGTGGTGGTGCTTCGCAACATGGAGAAGGTGCCGCCCAATTACACGGGTGCTGAGTCCAACACCCATTTGGCAGCTGGCGTTATGA
- the LOC117135316 gene encoding lactosylceramide 4-alpha-galactosyltransferase isoform X1, translated as MLLRLPNVVARRMFIILVLMVIVGLFYIYSSENKYHSCFMESQVLATQQALTADGETNLLDDVLQADPKPSPGNSIFFHETSCRLSENRQLETLKVTARQACAIESAAMHNPNFQVFVLFAGPTYRISNNNSHPQPLVEAILSYSNVHLRRLNLESYASGTPMEEWLKDGRLSRSKYLFSHISDFLRYLTLYRYGGLYLDMDVVVLRNMEKVPPNYTGAESNTHLAAGVMNLAATGFGHEIAASCLRDFQHNFNGEDWGNNGPGVITRVAQKICGTKDIALMQEDSKRCMGFKVFGRGAFYAVPWKRWRDFFEPEKLEQTMARCKDSYVVHVWNKHSSKLPIKQGSKNAYALYAEQNCPRSYKAAGEYF; from the exons ATTGTAGGCCTCTTCTACATCTACAGTTCGGAAAATAAGTACCACTCATGCTTCATGGAGAGCCAAGTACTGGCAACTCAGCAGGCGCTAACTGCAGATGGCGAAACGAATCTGTTGGACGACGTCCTCCAGGCGGATCCCAAGCCCTCGCCCGGAAACAGTATCTTCTTTCATGAGACCAGTTGCCGCCTATCTGAGAACAGgcagctggagacgctgaaggtCACTGCCCGCCAGGCATGCGCAATCGAGTCGGCAGCGATGCATAATCCGAATTTCCAAGTGTTCGTCCTGTTCGCCGGCCCCACCTATCGAATCTCCAACAACAATAGCCATCCCCAACCATTGGTGGAGGCCATTCTCAGTTACAGCAATGTCCATCTACGACGACTGAATCTTGAGAGTTACGCATCCGGTACGCCCATGGAGGAGTGGCTCAAAGATGGTCGCTTGTCGCGGTCAAA ATATTTGTTCTCGCACATATCAGACTTTCTCCGCTACCTCACCCTCTATCGGTATGGCGGCCTTTATCTGGACATGGATGTGGTGGTGCTTCGCAACATGGAGAAGGTGCCGCCCAATTACACGGGTGCTGAGTCCAACACCCATTTGGCAGCTGGCGTTATGAACCTGGCAGCCACTGGCTTTGGCCACGAGATCGCCGCGTCCTGTTTGCGCGACTTTCAGCACAACTTTAACGGCGAGGACTGGGGCAACAATGGGCCAGGGGTGATAACCCGGGTGGCTCAGAAGATATGTGGCACCAAAGACATTGCTCTGATGCAAGAGGACTCCAAGCGCTGCATGGGCTTCAAAGTATTCGGGCGGGGCGCCTTTTACGCCGTACCCTGGAAACGGTGGCGCGACTTTTTTGAGCCGGAAAAGTTGGAACAGACAATGGCCCGGTGCAAGGACTCGTATGTAGTGCATGTGTGGAACAAGCACTCGAGCAAGCTGCCTATCAAACAAGGATCTAAGAACGCCTACGCCTTGTATGCCGAACAAAATTGCCCGAGATCGTACAAGGCGGCTGGCGAATACTTCTAG